The Brassica napus cultivar Da-Ae chromosome C7, Da-Ae, whole genome shotgun sequence genome has a segment encoding these proteins:
- the LOC106436401 gene encoding cation-chloride cotransporter 1 codes for MDSGDIEEAGEEDFPRLGGGRYRPVVAHDRAVIEMSSVEPGSSSSPTLKDIKVVTPGELGAGAREVPRPEDGVNGHQKESKLELFGFDSLVNILGLKSMTGEQVAAPSSPRDGEDISITQGHPKPALKMGTMMGVFVPCLQNILGIIYYIRFTWIVGMAGIGQSLVLVLLCGLCTFLTTISLSAIATNGAMKGGGPYYLIGRALGPEVGISIGLCFFLGNAVAGALYVLGAVETFLKAFPAAGIFRETITKVNGTAVAEPIQSPNSHDLQIYGIVVTILLCFIVFGGVQMINRVAPAFLIPVLLSIFCIFIGIFLAKTDDPDTGITGLRFKSFRDNWSSAYQMTNNAGIPDPTGGTYWSFNDLVGLFFPAVTGIMAGSNRSASLKDTQRSIPVGTLAATLTTTSLYVISVLFFGAVATRDKLLTDRLLTATVAWPWPVIVHVGIILSTLGAALQSLTGAPRLLAAIANDDILPILNYFKVADTSEPHIATLFTALICIGCVVIGNLDLITPTVTMFYLLCYSGVNLSCFLLDILDAPSWRPRWKYHHWSLSFVGAALCIVIMFLISWSFTVVAIALASLIYKYVGLKGKAGDWGDGFKSAYFQLALRSLRSLGANQVHPKNWYPIPLVFCRPWGQLPENVPCHPKLADFANCMKKKGRGMSIFVDILDGDYYECAEEAKEACNKLATYIEYKRCEGVAEIVVAPNMTEGFRGIIQTMGLGNLKPNIVVMRYPEIWRRENLTEIPSTFVGIINDCITANKAVVIIKGLDEWPNEYQRQYGTIDLYWIVRDGGLMLLLSQLLLTKESFESCKIQLFCIAEEDSDAEALKADVKKFLYDLRMQAEVIVVTMKSWDIRSEGNSKEDSLEAFDAAQRRISDYLGEIKSQGSTPRLANGKAMVVNEQQVDKFLYTMLKLNSTILSYSRMAAVVLVSLPPPPLNHPAYFYMEYMDLLVENVPRMLIVRGYHRDVVTLFT; via the exons ATGGATAGTGGAGACATTGAAGAAGCCGGCGAAGAGGACTTCCCGCGTCTCGGCGGAGGAAGATACAGGCCGGTGGTGGCGCACGATAGGGCGGTTATCGAAATGTCCTCAGTCGAACCTGGATCTTCCTCCTCTCCCACTCTCAA GGACATAAAAGTAGTTACGCCAGGAGAGTTGGGCGCTGGTGCAAGGGAGGTTCCAAGACCAGAAGATGGTGTCAATGGCCATCAGAAGGAGTCCAAGCTCGAATTATTTGGTTTTGATTCTCTTGTCAACATTCTTGGTTTGAAGAG TATGACGGGGGAGCAAGTTGCGGCACCATCTAGCCCTAGGGATGGGGAGGATATCTCTATCACGCAAGGGCACCCAAAG CCTGCTCTCAAGATGGGTACAATGATGGGAGTTTTCGTTCCCTGCTTACAaaacatattaggaattatatACTACATCCGTTTCACATG GATTGTTGGCATGGCTGGTATTGGACAAAGCCTAGTATTGGTATTGCTCTGTGGATTATGTACATTCTTGACGACGATATCTTTGAGTGCTATTGCGACAAATGGCGCAATGAAG GGTGGTGGACCATATTACCTCATTGGTCGTGCTCTTGGTCCGGAGGTTGGGATTAGCATAGGTTTATGCTTCTTCCTTGGCAACGCAGTTGCTGGAGCTCT GTACGTTTTGGGTGCTGTGGAGACTTTTCTAAAAGCATTTCCGGCTGCTGGGATTTTTAGAG AAACTATCACGAAGGTTAATGGAACAGCAGTTGCAGAACCAATACAAAGCCCAAACTCACATGACTTGCAGATTTATGGAATTGTTGTGACTATCCTTCTATGCTTCATTGTGTTTGGCGGCGTTCAGATGATTAATCGGGTTGCACCTGCGTTCCTAATACCGGTTTTGCTCTCTATATTCTGCATATTCATCGGGATATTTTTGGCAAAGACAGATGATCCTGACA CTGGAATTACGGGCTTGCgttttaaaagttttagagATAACTGGAGTTCTGCTTATCAGATGACAAATAATGCGGGAATTCCTGATCCAACTGGAGGCACATACTGGAGTTTCAA tgATTTGGTGGGTCTATTTTTCCCTGCTGTAACAGGAATAATGGCTGGTTCAAATCGATCAGCTTCACTGAAAGATACACAAAGATCAATTCCTGTTGGAACGTTGGCTGCCACTCTGACTACTACCTCACTGTATGTGATCTCTGTGTTGTTTTTTGGAGCTGTTGCGACCCGTGACAAACTTTTGACTGATAG GCTACTTACTGCTACAGTTGCTTGGCCGTGGCCTGTCATTGTTCATGTTGGGATCATCCTTTCAACCTTAGGGGCTGCTCTCCAGAGTTTGACAGGGGCCCCTAGGTTACTTGCCGCTATAGCAAATGATGATATACTCCCCATCCTGAATTATTTCAAAGTTGCAGATACGAGTGAACCTCACATAGCTACGCTTTTCACTGCATTGATCTGCATCGGATGTGTTGTTATCGGAAATCTGGATCTTATCACACCGACTGTGACTATGTTCTATCTTTTATGCTATTCGGGAGTAAACTTGTCTTGTTTCCTGCTCGATATTCTTGATGCTCCAAGTTGGCGTCCACGGTGGAAATATCATCATTGGAGCCTTTCCTTTGTCGGAGCCGCACTTTGCATAG TGATCATGTTCTTGATTTCTTGGTCATTCACTGTGGTTGCCATCGCTCTTGCAAGTCTTATATACAAATACGTTGGGCTAAAAGGGAAGGCCGGGGACTGGGGAGATGGTTTCAAGAGTGCATATTTTCAGCTGGCTCTTCGTAGTCTCAGGTCACTCGGAG CGAATCAAGTGCACCCCAAGAACTGGTATCCAATCCCTCTTGTTTTCTGCAGACCATGGGGACAGCTCCCAGAGAATGTTCCGTGCCACCCTAAACTGGCTGATTTTGCCAATTGTATGAAGAAAAAAGGTCGTGGAATGTCTATCTTTGTCGACATATTAGATGGTGATTACTATGAATGTGCTGAAGAGGCAAAGGAAGCCTGCAACAAACTAGCCACGTACATAGAGTATAAGCGTTGTGAAGGTGTAGCTGAAATCGTTGTAGCCCCAAACATGACCGAAGGGTTCCGTGGGATCATCCAGACGATGGGACTCGGGAATCTCAAACCCAACATCGTGGTAATGCGTTACCCTGAGATCTGGCGGCGAGAAAATCTAACAGAGATTCCATCCACATTCGTTGGGATAATCAACGACTGCATAACAGCAAACAAAGCAGTTGTCATCATCAAAGGGTTAGACGAATGGCCAAACGAGTACCAAAGACAGTACGGAACAATCGACTTGTACTGGATTGTGAGAGACGGTGGTCTCATGCTTCTCCTCTCGCAGCTTCTTCTGACAAAAGAAAGCTTCGAGAGCTGCAAGATCCAACTCTTCTGCATAGCTGAAGAGGATTCAGACGCCGAAGCACTAAAAGCCGACGTGAAGAAGTTCCTCTACGACCTGAGAATGCAAGCAGAAGTAATCGTGGTGACGATGAAATCATGGGACATAAGATCAGAAGGAAACAGCAAAGAAGATTCGTTGGAAGCGTTTGATGCTGCACAGAGACGAATCTCAGATTACTTGGGAGAGATAAAGAGTCAAGGTTCGACTCCTCGGTTGGCGAATGGGAAAGCGATGGTGGTGAATGAGCAACAAGTGGATAAGTTTCTGTATACAATGCTGAAACTGAACTCGACCATACTCAGTTACTCGAGGATGGCAGCGGTGGTTCTGGTGAGTCTCCCGCCGCCTCCGTTGAACCACCCGGCGTATTTCTACATGGAGTATATGGATTTGCTGGTGGAGAATGTTCCAAGGATGTTGATCGTGAGAGGGTATCACAGAGATGTTGTAACTTTGTTTACTTAG